From the Hevea brasiliensis isolate MT/VB/25A 57/8 chromosome 15, ASM3005281v1, whole genome shotgun sequence genome, one window contains:
- the LOC110662365 gene encoding uncharacterized protein LOC110662365 isoform X1 produces MGNRKRVEAETESCLSEALLFATMCIIGLPVDVHVRDGSVYSGTFHTASIDKDYGIILKEAKLIKKGKCDGNVANGSVIETLVILSDDLVQVVAKGILFPADGAMGNVASDEVERAVVNIPSFEIIVSEAKESNKSATDKKNENSRISTNNSNSFGNGCMPTKAGKEYEGRKVLPNHAATAAEVEPGKRERINNSKSEEAFNSTVIGRQVGDNGSQGEQDHHKQNSELQGEKNDNEVQSSSIIEAKAVEEGQTMTKLLPNGVSCDPMLALVKPDSQCFGRSASAGSSSASAVCSSISTASNALVDVAAESRCGSLASSADAVSPQSSESTKSSKEFKLNPGAKIFCPSFATPTSATAAAPAVANMAYMPSNSPMLPIAAAQPEVGISPFVPRPSLQAKFAPYTNLTAANGGSGHQFSQPIMGNRTQPLRYAGQYHAVQATPTYVPPNSQAVMVGRLGQLVYVQPVSHDLVQNAATISPVSACPLLTSQQVPYPKHQGSAGGQALQLCAPPAFVAGGQQPFAMPSHIPLLQPPIPANRPVPVPGSNALFGTKFP; encoded by the exons atggGTAACAGAAAGAGGGTAGAGGCTGAAACAGAATCTTGTTTAAGTGAAGCCTTATTGTTTGCGACCATGTGTATAATTGGACTACCCGTTGATGTGCATGTCAGGGATGGCTCTGTCTATTCTGGAACTTTCCACACTGCTTCTATCGACAAGGACTATG GtattattttaaaggaagcaAAATTGATTAAGAAGGGGAAATGTGATGGAAATGTGGCTAATGGGAGTGTGATAGAAACGCTTGTAATTCTTTCAGATGATCTCGTTCAAGTTGTAGCTAAG GGAATTCTATTCCCAGCTGATGGTGCCATGGGAAATGTAGCTAGTGATGAGGTAGAAAGAGCTGTGGTCAATATTCCTTCCTTTGAGATTATAGTGAGTGAGGCAAAAGAATCTAACAAGTCGGCCAcagataaaaaaaatgaaaacag TAGGATTTCAACCAACAACAGTAATAGTTTTGGTAATGGTTGCATGCCAACAAAAGCTGGAAAGGAATATGAAGGGAGAAAAGTTTTACCAAATCATGCAGCAACTGCCGCAGAAGTGGAACCCGGGAAGAGAGAGAGGATAAATAATTCAAAA AGTGAAGAAGCTTTCAATTCCACAGTTATTGGAAG GCAGGTTGGAGATAATGGGTCACAAGGGGAGCAGGATCATCACAAACAGAATTCTGAACTTCAAGGGGAGAAGAAT GATAATGAAGTTCAAAGCTCAAGTATAATCG AAGCCAAGGCTGTTGAGGAAGGACAAACAATGACAAAGTTGTTACCTAATGGAGTATCTTGTGATCCAATGCTTGCACTTGTTAAACCAGACAGTCAATGCTTTGGAAGGTCTGCTTCTGCAGGCAGCTCTTCTGCAAGTGCTGTTTGTTCAAGTATTTCAACTGCTTCCAATGCATTGGTTGATGTGGCCGCAGAATCACGTTGTGGTTCATTGGCTTCTTCAGCTGATGCAGTCTCTCCACAAAGTTCAGAATCCACCAAAAGCTCTAAG GAGTTCAAACTCAATCCAGGAGCAAAAATTTTCTGTCCATCCTTTGCGACTCCAACATCAGCCACTGCAGCAGCGCCAGCAGTTGCAAACATGGcttacatgccaagcaactctcCCATGTTACCTATTGCTGCTGCTCAGCCAGAAGTTGGAATCAGCCCCTTTGTACCGCGGCCATCTCTCCAGGCTAAGTTTGCTCCATACACTAATTTGACAGCTGCAAATGGTGGCAGTGGTCATCAATTTTCACAGCCT ATTATGGGGAACAGGACACAGCCACTTAGATATGCTGGTCAATATCATGCTGTTCAGGCTACGCCAACATATGTGCCTCCAAATTCTCAAGCA GTTATGGTTGGACGACTTGGGCAGCTGGTCTATGTGCAGCCAGTTTCTCAT GATTTGGTTCAGAATGCAGCAACTATCTCGCCTGTATCTGCATGTCCTCTTTTGACATCACAACAGGTCCCATATCCTAAGCACCAAG GGAGTGCAGGAGGCCAGGCCTTACAATTGTGTGCACCCCCAGCTTTTGTAGCTGGTGGCCAGCAACCGTTTGCAATGCCAAGCCATATCCCTCTTTTGCAACCTCCTATCCCTGCTAACCGGCCCGTTCCAGTTCCAGGATCTAATGCTCTGTTCGGTACCAAGTTTCCATGA
- the LOC131174108 gene encoding protein METABOLIC NETWORK MODULATOR 1-like, giving the protein MEYIHGNLVPNRALDPGTGTGRLAGIGGCKRGIWLGIANGCWPPATKAGGAHKRGRPRKHPRPNLGHGSDVHASMNPNPNHGESSHVPPGFVGVNGGQPHQVDSANDATDVMVGQVVHGVIEAAFDAGYLLTVRVGNSETTLRGVVFKSGRYVPVSTDNDVAPGVQMIRRNEIPIPRDRNGIVHTARAANPITSEGKQVPSMANQTPVISRGNVVPVLLQPVDLSNGNASGPSSAATQPTDAVAFKGKRVLDAAHPSNGSTPTNQVLAVETQLLHFQSQNDHQLMSSSIQKEASVNQNLAAAQQDAEAKSMKLPEDDISDTDQPLSVEPLQSVQPALHNHPAVVSRPLVNYRTAKMTELLQVLQENMTENQATQVQDETTDARLKLDELRSSET; this is encoded by the exons ATGGAATATATTCATGGAAACTTGGTACCGAACAGAGCATTAGATCCTGGAACTGGAACGGGCCGGTTAGCAGGGATAGGAGGTTGCAAAAGAGGGATATGGCTTGGCATTGCAAACGGTTGCTGGCCACCAGCTACAAAAGCTGGGGGTGCACACAAGCGTGGTCGTCCACGTAAGCATCCAAGACCAAATCTTGGTCATGGAAGTGATGTTCATGCTTCAATGAATCCAAATCCAAATCATGGGGAGAGCTCTCATGTTCCGCCTGGATTTGTAGGGGTCAATGGAGGTCAGCCCCATCAAGTAGATTCAGCTAATGATGCAACTGATGTCATGGTGGGTCAGGTAGTTCATGGTGTCATTGAGGCAGCATTTGATGCTGGATATTTACTCACTGTTAGGGTTGGCAACTCAGAAACCACTTTGAGGGGTGTTGTTTTTAAGTCTGGACGTTATGTTCCTGTTTCCACTGACAATGATGTTGCCCCAGGCGTCCAAATGATCAGAAGAAATGAGATTCCCATCCCAAGAGATAGAAATGGAATTGTTCATACAGCTCGAGCGGCTAATCCGATAACCTCCGAAGGCAAACAGGTGCCTTCAATGGCAAATCAAACTCCTGTGATCTCAAGAGGCAATGTGGTGCCTGTTTTACTCCAACCTGTTGATTTATCAAATGGGAATGCCAGTGGACCATCTTCAGCCGCAACCCAACCTACTGATGCAGTGGCCTTCAAGGGAAAACGGGTGCTAGATGCTGCTCATCCATCAAATGGATCAACACCCACAAACCAAGTGCTGGCAGTTGAAACCCAGTTGCTTCACTTTCAATCTCAAAATGACCACCAGTTAATGTCTTCAAGCATACAAAAGGAAGCCAGTGTTAATCAAAATTTAGCAGCAGCACAGCAAGATGCTGAAGCCAAATCAATGAAATTGCCTG AGGATGATATCAGTGACACAGATCAGCCGCTTTCTGTTGAGCCCTTGCAATCAGTGCAGCCTGCCCTGCATAATCACCCTGCAGTCGTGTCAAGACCTTTGGTTAATTATAGAACTGCCAAGATGACTGAGTTATTGCAG GTTTTGCAGGAAAACATGACAGAGAACCAGGCAACTCAGGTGCAAGATGAAACTACAGATGCCAGACTGAAACTGGATGAACTGAGAAGCTCAGAAACCTAG
- the LOC110662365 gene encoding uncharacterized protein LOC110662365 isoform X4 produces the protein MGNRKRVEAETESCLSEALLFATMCIIGLPVDVHVRDGSVYSGTFHTASIDKDYGIILKEAKLIKKGKCDGNVANGSVIETLVILSDDLVQVVAKGILFPADGAMGNVASDEVERAVVNIPSFEIIVSEAKESNKSATDKKNENSNSFGNGCMPTKAGKEYEGRKVLPNHAATAAEVEPGKRERINNSKSEEAFNSTVIGRQVGDNGSQGEQDHHKQNSELQGEKNDNEVQSSSIIEAKAVEEGQTMTKLLPNGVSCDPMLALVKPDSQCFGRSASAGSSSASAVCSSISTASNALVDVAAESRCGSLASSADAVSPQSSESTKSSKEFKLNPGAKIFCPSFATPTSATAAAPAVANMAYMPSNSPMLPIAAAQPEVGISPFVPRPSLQAKFAPYTNLTAANGGSGHQFSQPIMGNRTQPLRYAGQYHAVQATPTYVPPNSQAVMVGRLGQLVYVQPVSHDLVQNAATISPVSACPLLTSQQVPYPKHQGSAGGQALQLCAPPAFVAGGQQPFAMPSHIPLLQPPIPANRPVPVPGSNALFGTKFP, from the exons atggGTAACAGAAAGAGGGTAGAGGCTGAAACAGAATCTTGTTTAAGTGAAGCCTTATTGTTTGCGACCATGTGTATAATTGGACTACCCGTTGATGTGCATGTCAGGGATGGCTCTGTCTATTCTGGAACTTTCCACACTGCTTCTATCGACAAGGACTATG GtattattttaaaggaagcaAAATTGATTAAGAAGGGGAAATGTGATGGAAATGTGGCTAATGGGAGTGTGATAGAAACGCTTGTAATTCTTTCAGATGATCTCGTTCAAGTTGTAGCTAAG GGAATTCTATTCCCAGCTGATGGTGCCATGGGAAATGTAGCTAGTGATGAGGTAGAAAGAGCTGTGGTCAATATTCCTTCCTTTGAGATTATAGTGAGTGAGGCAAAAGAATCTAACAAGTCGGCCAcagataaaaaaaatgaaaacag TAATAGTTTTGGTAATGGTTGCATGCCAACAAAAGCTGGAAAGGAATATGAAGGGAGAAAAGTTTTACCAAATCATGCAGCAACTGCCGCAGAAGTGGAACCCGGGAAGAGAGAGAGGATAAATAATTCAAAA AGTGAAGAAGCTTTCAATTCCACAGTTATTGGAAG GCAGGTTGGAGATAATGGGTCACAAGGGGAGCAGGATCATCACAAACAGAATTCTGAACTTCAAGGGGAGAAGAAT GATAATGAAGTTCAAAGCTCAAGTATAATCG AAGCCAAGGCTGTTGAGGAAGGACAAACAATGACAAAGTTGTTACCTAATGGAGTATCTTGTGATCCAATGCTTGCACTTGTTAAACCAGACAGTCAATGCTTTGGAAGGTCTGCTTCTGCAGGCAGCTCTTCTGCAAGTGCTGTTTGTTCAAGTATTTCAACTGCTTCCAATGCATTGGTTGATGTGGCCGCAGAATCACGTTGTGGTTCATTGGCTTCTTCAGCTGATGCAGTCTCTCCACAAAGTTCAGAATCCACCAAAAGCTCTAAG GAGTTCAAACTCAATCCAGGAGCAAAAATTTTCTGTCCATCCTTTGCGACTCCAACATCAGCCACTGCAGCAGCGCCAGCAGTTGCAAACATGGcttacatgccaagcaactctcCCATGTTACCTATTGCTGCTGCTCAGCCAGAAGTTGGAATCAGCCCCTTTGTACCGCGGCCATCTCTCCAGGCTAAGTTTGCTCCATACACTAATTTGACAGCTGCAAATGGTGGCAGTGGTCATCAATTTTCACAGCCT ATTATGGGGAACAGGACACAGCCACTTAGATATGCTGGTCAATATCATGCTGTTCAGGCTACGCCAACATATGTGCCTCCAAATTCTCAAGCA GTTATGGTTGGACGACTTGGGCAGCTGGTCTATGTGCAGCCAGTTTCTCAT GATTTGGTTCAGAATGCAGCAACTATCTCGCCTGTATCTGCATGTCCTCTTTTGACATCACAACAGGTCCCATATCCTAAGCACCAAG GGAGTGCAGGAGGCCAGGCCTTACAATTGTGTGCACCCCCAGCTTTTGTAGCTGGTGGCCAGCAACCGTTTGCAATGCCAAGCCATATCCCTCTTTTGCAACCTCCTATCCCTGCTAACCGGCCCGTTCCAGTTCCAGGATCTAATGCTCTGTTCGGTACCAAGTTTCCATGA
- the LOC110662365 gene encoding uncharacterized protein LOC110662365 isoform X5: MGNRKRVEAETESCLSEALLFATMCIIGLPVDVHVRDGSVYSGTFHTASIDKDYGIILKEAKLIKKGKCDGNVANGSVIETLVILSDDLVQVVAKGILFPADGAMGNVASDEVERAVVNIPSFEIIVSEAKESNKSATDKKNENSRISTNNSNSFGNGCMPTKAGKEYEGRKVLPNHAATAAEVEPGKRERINNSKSEEAFNSTVIGRQVGDNGSQGEQDHHKQNSELQGEKNDNEVQSSSIIVVKPDSQCFGRSASAGSSSASAVCSSISTASNALVDVAAESRCGSLASSADAVSPQSSESTKSSKEFKLNPGAKIFCPSFATPTSATAAAPAVANMAYMPSNSPMLPIAAAQPEVGISPFVPRPSLQAKFAPYTNLTAANGGSGHQFSQPIMGNRTQPLRYAGQYHAVQATPTYVPPNSQAVMVGRLGQLVYVQPVSHDLVQNAATISPVSACPLLTSQQVPYPKHQGSAGGQALQLCAPPAFVAGGQQPFAMPSHIPLLQPPIPANRPVPVPGSNALFGTKFP; encoded by the exons atggGTAACAGAAAGAGGGTAGAGGCTGAAACAGAATCTTGTTTAAGTGAAGCCTTATTGTTTGCGACCATGTGTATAATTGGACTACCCGTTGATGTGCATGTCAGGGATGGCTCTGTCTATTCTGGAACTTTCCACACTGCTTCTATCGACAAGGACTATG GtattattttaaaggaagcaAAATTGATTAAGAAGGGGAAATGTGATGGAAATGTGGCTAATGGGAGTGTGATAGAAACGCTTGTAATTCTTTCAGATGATCTCGTTCAAGTTGTAGCTAAG GGAATTCTATTCCCAGCTGATGGTGCCATGGGAAATGTAGCTAGTGATGAGGTAGAAAGAGCTGTGGTCAATATTCCTTCCTTTGAGATTATAGTGAGTGAGGCAAAAGAATCTAACAAGTCGGCCAcagataaaaaaaatgaaaacag TAGGATTTCAACCAACAACAGTAATAGTTTTGGTAATGGTTGCATGCCAACAAAAGCTGGAAAGGAATATGAAGGGAGAAAAGTTTTACCAAATCATGCAGCAACTGCCGCAGAAGTGGAACCCGGGAAGAGAGAGAGGATAAATAATTCAAAA AGTGAAGAAGCTTTCAATTCCACAGTTATTGGAAG GCAGGTTGGAGATAATGGGTCACAAGGGGAGCAGGATCATCACAAACAGAATTCTGAACTTCAAGGGGAGAAGAAT GATAATGAAGTTCAAAGCTCAAGTATAATCG TTGTTAAACCAGACAGTCAATGCTTTGGAAGGTCTGCTTCTGCAGGCAGCTCTTCTGCAAGTGCTGTTTGTTCAAGTATTTCAACTGCTTCCAATGCATTGGTTGATGTGGCCGCAGAATCACGTTGTGGTTCATTGGCTTCTTCAGCTGATGCAGTCTCTCCACAAAGTTCAGAATCCACCAAAAGCTCTAAG GAGTTCAAACTCAATCCAGGAGCAAAAATTTTCTGTCCATCCTTTGCGACTCCAACATCAGCCACTGCAGCAGCGCCAGCAGTTGCAAACATGGcttacatgccaagcaactctcCCATGTTACCTATTGCTGCTGCTCAGCCAGAAGTTGGAATCAGCCCCTTTGTACCGCGGCCATCTCTCCAGGCTAAGTTTGCTCCATACACTAATTTGACAGCTGCAAATGGTGGCAGTGGTCATCAATTTTCACAGCCT ATTATGGGGAACAGGACACAGCCACTTAGATATGCTGGTCAATATCATGCTGTTCAGGCTACGCCAACATATGTGCCTCCAAATTCTCAAGCA GTTATGGTTGGACGACTTGGGCAGCTGGTCTATGTGCAGCCAGTTTCTCAT GATTTGGTTCAGAATGCAGCAACTATCTCGCCTGTATCTGCATGTCCTCTTTTGACATCACAACAGGTCCCATATCCTAAGCACCAAG GGAGTGCAGGAGGCCAGGCCTTACAATTGTGTGCACCCCCAGCTTTTGTAGCTGGTGGCCAGCAACCGTTTGCAATGCCAAGCCATATCCCTCTTTTGCAACCTCCTATCCCTGCTAACCGGCCCGTTCCAGTTCCAGGATCTAATGCTCTGTTCGGTACCAAGTTTCCATGA
- the LOC110662364 gene encoding protein METABOLIC NETWORK MODULATOR 1: MNPNPNHGESSHVPPGFVGVNGGQPHQVDSANDATDVMVGQVVHGVIEAAFDAGYLLTVRVGNSETTLRGVVFKSGRYVPVSTDNDVAPGVQMIRRNEIPIPRDRNGIVHTARAANPITSEGKQVPSMANQTPVISRGNVVPVLLQPVDLSNGNASGPSSAATQPTDAVAFKGKRVLDAAHPSNGSTPTNQVLAVETQLLHFQSQNDHQLMSSSIQKEASVNQNLAAAQQDAEAKSMKLPEDDISDTDQPLSVEPLQSVQPALHNHPAVVSRPLVNYRTAKMTELLQVLQENMTENQATQVQDETTDARLKLDELRSSEI; the protein is encoded by the exons ATGAATCCAAATCCAAATCATGGGGAGAGCTCTCATGTTCCGCCTGGATTTGTAGGGGTCAATGGAGGTCAGCCCCATCAAGTAGATTCAGCTAATGATGCAACTGATGTCATGGTGGGTCAGGTAGTTCATGGTGTCATTGAGGCAGCATTTGATGCTGGATATTTACTCACTGTTAGGGTTGGCAACTCAGAAACCACTTTGAGGGGTGTTGTTTTTAAGTCTGGACGTTATGTTCCTGTTTCCACTGACAATGATGTTGCCCCAGGCGTCCAAATGATCAGAAGAAATGAGATTCCCATCCCAAGAGATAGAAATGGAATTGTTCATACAGCTCGAGCGGCTAATCCGATAACCTCCGAAGGCAAACAGGTGCCTTCAATGGCAAATCAAACTCCTGTGATCTCAAGAGGCAATGTGGTGCCTGTTTTACTCCAACCTGTTGATTTATCAAATGGGAATGCCAGTGGACCATCTTCAGCCGCAACCCAACCTACTGATGCAGTGGCCTTCAAGGGAAAACGGGTGCTAGATGCTGCTCATCCATCAAATGGATCAACACCCACAAACCAAGTGCTGGCAGTTGAAACCCAGTTGCTTCACTTTCAATCTCAAAATGACCACCAGTTAATGTCTTCAAGCATACAAAAGGAAGCCAGTGTTAATCAAAATTTAGCAGCAGCACAGCAAGATGCTGAAGCCAAATCAATGAAATTGCCTG AGGATGATATCAGTGACACAGATCAGCCGCTTTCTGTTGAGCCCTTGCAATCAGTGCAGCCTGCCCTGCATAATCACCCTGCAGTCGTGTCAAGACCTTTGGTTAATTATAGAACTGCCAAGATGACTGAGTTATTGCAG GTTTTGCAGGAAAACATGACAGAGAACCAGGCAACTCAGGTGCAAGATGAAACTACAGATGCCAGACTGAAACTGGATGAACTGAGAAGCTCAGAAATCTAG
- the LOC110662365 gene encoding uncharacterized protein LOC110662365 isoform X3, whose amino-acid sequence MGNRKRVEAETESCLSEALLFATMCIIGLPVDVHVRDGSVYSGTFHTASIDKDYGIILKEAKLIKKGKCDGNVANGSVIETLVILSDDLVQVVAKGILFPADGAMGNVASDEVERAVVNIPSFEIIVSEAKESNKSATDKKNENSRISTNNSNSFGNGCMPTKAGKEYEGRKVLPNHAATAAEVEPGKRERINNSKSEEAFNSTVIGRQVGDNGSQGEQDHHKQNSELQGEKNDNEVQSSSIIEAKAVEEGQTMTKLLPNGVSCDPMLALVKPDSQCFGRSASAGSSSASAVCSSISTASNALVDVAAESRCGSLASSADAVSPQSSESTKSSKEFKLNPGAKIFCPSFATPTSATAAAPAVANMAYMPSNSPMLPIAAAQPEVGISPFVPRPSLQAKFAPYTNLTAANGGSGHQFSQPIMGNRTQPLRYAGQYHAVQATPTYVPPNSQAVMVGRLGQLVYVQPVSHDLVQNAATISPVSACPLLTSQQVPYPKHQGSAGGQALQLCAPPAFVAGGQQPFAMPSHIPLLQPPIPANRPVPVPGSNALFG is encoded by the exons atggGTAACAGAAAGAGGGTAGAGGCTGAAACAGAATCTTGTTTAAGTGAAGCCTTATTGTTTGCGACCATGTGTATAATTGGACTACCCGTTGATGTGCATGTCAGGGATGGCTCTGTCTATTCTGGAACTTTCCACACTGCTTCTATCGACAAGGACTATG GtattattttaaaggaagcaAAATTGATTAAGAAGGGGAAATGTGATGGAAATGTGGCTAATGGGAGTGTGATAGAAACGCTTGTAATTCTTTCAGATGATCTCGTTCAAGTTGTAGCTAAG GGAATTCTATTCCCAGCTGATGGTGCCATGGGAAATGTAGCTAGTGATGAGGTAGAAAGAGCTGTGGTCAATATTCCTTCCTTTGAGATTATAGTGAGTGAGGCAAAAGAATCTAACAAGTCGGCCAcagataaaaaaaatgaaaacag TAGGATTTCAACCAACAACAGTAATAGTTTTGGTAATGGTTGCATGCCAACAAAAGCTGGAAAGGAATATGAAGGGAGAAAAGTTTTACCAAATCATGCAGCAACTGCCGCAGAAGTGGAACCCGGGAAGAGAGAGAGGATAAATAATTCAAAA AGTGAAGAAGCTTTCAATTCCACAGTTATTGGAAG GCAGGTTGGAGATAATGGGTCACAAGGGGAGCAGGATCATCACAAACAGAATTCTGAACTTCAAGGGGAGAAGAAT GATAATGAAGTTCAAAGCTCAAGTATAATCG AAGCCAAGGCTGTTGAGGAAGGACAAACAATGACAAAGTTGTTACCTAATGGAGTATCTTGTGATCCAATGCTTGCACTTGTTAAACCAGACAGTCAATGCTTTGGAAGGTCTGCTTCTGCAGGCAGCTCTTCTGCAAGTGCTGTTTGTTCAAGTATTTCAACTGCTTCCAATGCATTGGTTGATGTGGCCGCAGAATCACGTTGTGGTTCATTGGCTTCTTCAGCTGATGCAGTCTCTCCACAAAGTTCAGAATCCACCAAAAGCTCTAAG GAGTTCAAACTCAATCCAGGAGCAAAAATTTTCTGTCCATCCTTTGCGACTCCAACATCAGCCACTGCAGCAGCGCCAGCAGTTGCAAACATGGcttacatgccaagcaactctcCCATGTTACCTATTGCTGCTGCTCAGCCAGAAGTTGGAATCAGCCCCTTTGTACCGCGGCCATCTCTCCAGGCTAAGTTTGCTCCATACACTAATTTGACAGCTGCAAATGGTGGCAGTGGTCATCAATTTTCACAGCCT ATTATGGGGAACAGGACACAGCCACTTAGATATGCTGGTCAATATCATGCTGTTCAGGCTACGCCAACATATGTGCCTCCAAATTCTCAAGCA GTTATGGTTGGACGACTTGGGCAGCTGGTCTATGTGCAGCCAGTTTCTCAT GATTTGGTTCAGAATGCAGCAACTATCTCGCCTGTATCTGCATGTCCTCTTTTGACATCACAACAGGTCCCATATCCTAAGCACCAAG GGAGTGCAGGAGGCCAGGCCTTACAATTGTGTGCACCCCCAGCTTTTGTAGCTGGTGGCCAGCAACCGTTTGCAATGCCAAGCCATATCCCTCTTTTGCAACCTCCTATCCCTGCTAACCGGCCCGTTCCAGTTCCAGGATCTAATGCTCTGTTCG GTTAA
- the LOC110662365 gene encoding uncharacterized protein LOC110662365 isoform X2, translating into MGNRKRVEAETESCLSEALLFATMCIIGLPVDVHVRDGSVYSGTFHTASIDKDYGIILKEAKLIKKGKCDGNVANGSVIETLVILSDDLVQVVAKGILFPADGAMGNVASDEVERAVVNIPSFEIIVSEAKESNKSATDKKNENRISTNNSNSFGNGCMPTKAGKEYEGRKVLPNHAATAAEVEPGKRERINNSKSEEAFNSTVIGRQVGDNGSQGEQDHHKQNSELQGEKNDNEVQSSSIIEAKAVEEGQTMTKLLPNGVSCDPMLALVKPDSQCFGRSASAGSSSASAVCSSISTASNALVDVAAESRCGSLASSADAVSPQSSESTKSSKEFKLNPGAKIFCPSFATPTSATAAAPAVANMAYMPSNSPMLPIAAAQPEVGISPFVPRPSLQAKFAPYTNLTAANGGSGHQFSQPIMGNRTQPLRYAGQYHAVQATPTYVPPNSQAVMVGRLGQLVYVQPVSHDLVQNAATISPVSACPLLTSQQVPYPKHQGSAGGQALQLCAPPAFVAGGQQPFAMPSHIPLLQPPIPANRPVPVPGSNALFGTKFP; encoded by the exons atggGTAACAGAAAGAGGGTAGAGGCTGAAACAGAATCTTGTTTAAGTGAAGCCTTATTGTTTGCGACCATGTGTATAATTGGACTACCCGTTGATGTGCATGTCAGGGATGGCTCTGTCTATTCTGGAACTTTCCACACTGCTTCTATCGACAAGGACTATG GtattattttaaaggaagcaAAATTGATTAAGAAGGGGAAATGTGATGGAAATGTGGCTAATGGGAGTGTGATAGAAACGCTTGTAATTCTTTCAGATGATCTCGTTCAAGTTGTAGCTAAG GGAATTCTATTCCCAGCTGATGGTGCCATGGGAAATGTAGCTAGTGATGAGGTAGAAAGAGCTGTGGTCAATATTCCTTCCTTTGAGATTATAGTGAGTGAGGCAAAAGAATCTAACAAGTCGGCCAcagataaaaaaaatgaaaacag GATTTCAACCAACAACAGTAATAGTTTTGGTAATGGTTGCATGCCAACAAAAGCTGGAAAGGAATATGAAGGGAGAAAAGTTTTACCAAATCATGCAGCAACTGCCGCAGAAGTGGAACCCGGGAAGAGAGAGAGGATAAATAATTCAAAA AGTGAAGAAGCTTTCAATTCCACAGTTATTGGAAG GCAGGTTGGAGATAATGGGTCACAAGGGGAGCAGGATCATCACAAACAGAATTCTGAACTTCAAGGGGAGAAGAAT GATAATGAAGTTCAAAGCTCAAGTATAATCG AAGCCAAGGCTGTTGAGGAAGGACAAACAATGACAAAGTTGTTACCTAATGGAGTATCTTGTGATCCAATGCTTGCACTTGTTAAACCAGACAGTCAATGCTTTGGAAGGTCTGCTTCTGCAGGCAGCTCTTCTGCAAGTGCTGTTTGTTCAAGTATTTCAACTGCTTCCAATGCATTGGTTGATGTGGCCGCAGAATCACGTTGTGGTTCATTGGCTTCTTCAGCTGATGCAGTCTCTCCACAAAGTTCAGAATCCACCAAAAGCTCTAAG GAGTTCAAACTCAATCCAGGAGCAAAAATTTTCTGTCCATCCTTTGCGACTCCAACATCAGCCACTGCAGCAGCGCCAGCAGTTGCAAACATGGcttacatgccaagcaactctcCCATGTTACCTATTGCTGCTGCTCAGCCAGAAGTTGGAATCAGCCCCTTTGTACCGCGGCCATCTCTCCAGGCTAAGTTTGCTCCATACACTAATTTGACAGCTGCAAATGGTGGCAGTGGTCATCAATTTTCACAGCCT ATTATGGGGAACAGGACACAGCCACTTAGATATGCTGGTCAATATCATGCTGTTCAGGCTACGCCAACATATGTGCCTCCAAATTCTCAAGCA GTTATGGTTGGACGACTTGGGCAGCTGGTCTATGTGCAGCCAGTTTCTCAT GATTTGGTTCAGAATGCAGCAACTATCTCGCCTGTATCTGCATGTCCTCTTTTGACATCACAACAGGTCCCATATCCTAAGCACCAAG GGAGTGCAGGAGGCCAGGCCTTACAATTGTGTGCACCCCCAGCTTTTGTAGCTGGTGGCCAGCAACCGTTTGCAATGCCAAGCCATATCCCTCTTTTGCAACCTCCTATCCCTGCTAACCGGCCCGTTCCAGTTCCAGGATCTAATGCTCTGTTCGGTACCAAGTTTCCATGA